Proteins co-encoded in one Armatimonadota bacterium genomic window:
- a CDS encoding phosphoglycerate kinase: MNKKTIEDIDVKGKRVLVRVDFNVPQDETGKITDDRRIRAALPTIQYLMRQGAKTILVSHLGRPKGKPEDREKFTLKPVAERLSELLGKPVPLAPDCVGPEVEKMVQAMQDGDVLLLENVRFHPEEEKNDPEFAKQLASLAELYVNDAFGTAHRAHASTEGVTKYLPGVAGYLMQKEIEYLGGALANPKRPFIAVLGGAKVKDKIPVIENLVSKVDKLIIGGGMAYTFLKAQGKEIGQSLLDADSLDFCREMLAKAGDKILLPLDVVVADGNPFEKGPDAVQTKVVSVDAIPADWQGVDIGPETQKLFAEAVKGAGTVVWNGPMGIFEFDQFAVGTRAMAQALADSGAVTIVGGGDSAAAVEQLGFADKMTHISTGGGASLEFLEGKVLPGVAALQDK, from the coding sequence ATGAACAAGAAGACCATTGAAGATATCGACGTGAAGGGCAAGCGCGTGCTGGTGCGCGTGGACTTCAATGTGCCACAGGATGAAACCGGCAAAATCACCGATGACCGACGCATCCGTGCTGCCCTGCCTACCATCCAGTACCTGATGCGTCAGGGGGCGAAAACTATCCTTGTTTCGCACCTCGGACGTCCCAAAGGCAAACCGGAAGACAGGGAAAAGTTCACCCTCAAACCCGTTGCCGAGCGATTGAGCGAGCTGCTGGGCAAGCCGGTGCCTCTCGCTCCCGATTGCGTGGGACCGGAAGTGGAGAAGATGGTGCAGGCGATGCAGGATGGCGACGTGCTGTTGCTGGAGAATGTACGCTTCCATCCTGAAGAAGAGAAAAACGACCCTGAATTCGCCAAACAGCTCGCCTCTTTGGCGGAGTTGTACGTGAACGACGCCTTCGGCACCGCACACCGCGCCCACGCCTCCACGGAGGGCGTGACGAAATACCTGCCGGGCGTCGCCGGATACCTGATGCAGAAGGAGATTGAATACCTGGGTGGCGCGCTGGCAAACCCGAAGCGGCCGTTCATCGCGGTGCTGGGAGGCGCGAAGGTGAAAGACAAAATCCCCGTCATCGAGAACCTCGTGAGCAAAGTGGACAAACTTATCATCGGTGGGGGGATGGCGTATACCTTCCTGAAAGCGCAGGGGAAGGAGATCGGGCAGTCTCTGCTGGACGCCGACTCGCTGGACTTCTGCCGCGAGATGCTGGCGAAGGCAGGCGATAAAATCCTGCTGCCCTTAGACGTGGTAGTTGCCGACGGCAACCCCTTCGAAAAGGGACCCGACGCGGTACAAACGAAGGTAGTATCGGTCGATGCCATTCCCGCCGACTGGCAGGGGGTGGACATCGGTCCCGAGACGCAGAAGCTGTTCGCGGAGGCGGTGAAAGGCGCGGGAACGGTCGTGTGGAACGGACCGATGGGCATTTTTGAGTTCGACCAGTTCGCCGTCGGCACGCGCGCGATGGCACAGGCACTGGCGGATTCGGGCGCGGTGACCATCGTGGGCGGTGGGGACTCTGCTGCCGCAGTAGAGCAACTGGGCTTCGCCGACAAGATGACGCATATCTCTACTGGCGGAGGCGCGTCGCTGGAGTTTCTGGAAGGCAAAGTACTGCCCGGCGTGGCGGCGCTGCAGGATAAGTAA
- a CDS encoding glyceraldehyde-3-phosphate dehydrogenase: MAVKVGINGFGRIGRLVLRAILAKYPNDIEVVAINDIVDAHTNAHLLKYDTNYRTLPHEVKADDENIYVDGKAIRSFAIKDPATIPWGELGAQIVVESTGLFTDAEKAKAHLHDTVKKVIITAPAKNEDVTIVMGVNHEMYDPAHHHIVSNASCTTNCLAPVMRVLQDSFGVEKGFMTTVHAYTNDQRVADQAHKDLRRARAAAMNIIPTSTGAAKAIHLVVPELKGKMHGIALRVPVATVSVVDLAVQLSKEATESEINDALRAAANGPMKGVLKVVDDPVVSSDFIGDDHSSIVDAPSTMVLGGNMAKVLAWYDNEWAYSVRVADLIDYMVQKGL; encoded by the coding sequence ATGGCGGTTAAAGTCGGAATTAACGGTTTCGGGCGCATCGGACGACTGGTGCTGCGCGCGATCCTGGCGAAGTATCCGAACGATATCGAAGTGGTTGCCATCAACGACATCGTGGACGCCCATACCAATGCCCACCTGCTGAAATATGACACCAACTACCGAACGCTTCCCCACGAGGTCAAAGCGGACGATGAGAACATCTACGTGGATGGCAAAGCCATCCGCAGCTTCGCCATCAAGGACCCTGCTACCATCCCCTGGGGTGAGCTGGGTGCACAGATTGTGGTGGAAAGCACCGGGCTGTTCACCGACGCGGAGAAGGCAAAGGCGCATTTGCACGACACGGTGAAGAAGGTCATCATCACCGCGCCTGCCAAAAATGAAGATGTGACCATCGTCATGGGCGTCAACCACGAGATGTATGACCCTGCCCATCACCACATCGTCTCCAATGCCTCCTGCACCACCAACTGTCTGGCGCCGGTGATGCGCGTGCTGCAGGACAGCTTCGGCGTGGAAAAAGGGTTTATGACCACCGTGCACGCCTACACCAACGACCAGCGTGTGGCAGACCAGGCGCATAAAGACCTGCGACGTGCTCGCGCCGCCGCGATGAATATCATCCCCACCTCCACTGGCGCGGCGAAAGCCATCCACCTGGTCGTGCCCGAACTGAAGGGCAAGATGCACGGTATCGCTCTGCGCGTGCCCGTCGCCACGGTATCGGTGGTAGACCTGGCGGTGCAGCTGAGCAAGGAAGCCACCGAGAGTGAGATTAACGATGCTCTGCGCGCAGCGGCAAACGGCCCGATGAAGGGAGTGCTGAAAGTGGTGGACGATCCCGTCGTGTCCAGCGACTTCATCGGCGACGACCACTCGTCCATCGTGGACGCACCCTCCACGATGGTGCTGGGCGGCAACATGGCAAAGGTGCTCGCCTGGTACGACAACGAGTGGGCGTACTCGGTGCGTGTTGCCGACCTGATCGACTACATGGTGCAAAAAGGGCTGTAA
- a CDS encoding ABC transporter ATP-binding protein, translated as MEAKNGEIVCELRHVDKIYLGAVPTPALLDINLQVRRGEFLVVLGASGSGKTTLLNVIGLLDTPTSGQVWLAGRNAAELSEEERAALRSRYMGFVFQFHYLLPEFTVMENALLPCQIVSKAMVEQNRERVKDLLERVGLGDRLKYRPSQLSGGQQQRVAIVRALANNPELVLADEPTGNLDSKNGFAVFEMMRFMNRQTGTAFVVVTHDERLAQEADRVVVLEDGRIVKDETLPLAKTHEL; from the coding sequence GTGGAAGCGAAGAACGGAGAGATCGTCTGCGAGCTGCGTCATGTGGACAAAATCTACCTGGGAGCAGTGCCCACCCCAGCCTTGCTGGACATCAACCTGCAGGTACGACGTGGGGAGTTTCTGGTGGTGTTAGGCGCGTCGGGGTCAGGCAAAACCACGCTGCTGAATGTGATCGGTCTGCTCGATACACCTACCTCCGGACAGGTATGGCTGGCTGGCAGGAACGCCGCCGAGCTCTCCGAGGAGGAGCGTGCCGCCCTGCGCAGTCGCTACATGGGCTTTGTGTTCCAGTTTCACTACCTGCTGCCCGAGTTCACCGTGATGGAGAATGCGTTGCTGCCCTGCCAGATTGTGAGCAAGGCGATGGTGGAGCAGAACCGCGAGCGTGTGAAGGATCTGCTGGAGCGAGTAGGGCTGGGCGACCGTTTGAAGTATCGCCCTTCGCAGCTCTCGGGCGGTCAGCAACAGCGGGTAGCGATTGTGCGCGCCCTGGCGAACAATCCCGAGCTGGTGCTGGCAGACGAGCCGACGGGTAACCTGGACAGCAAAAACGGTTTTGCTGTGTTCGAGATGATGCGGTTCATGAATCGCCAGACGGGCACCGCCTTCGTGGTGGTCACCCACGACGAACGGCTGGCGCAAGAGGCAGACCGCGTGGTGGTGCTGGAAGATGGACGCATCGTCAAGGATGAGACCCTGCCTCTAGCGAAAACGCATGAGCTGTGA
- the trxB gene encoding thioredoxin reductase codes for MDFNISLSPSLPEHEQVYDVAIIGGGPAGTTAAIYTARANLKTLVIDKGIANGALGITSKIANYPGIPEEISGEELLRRMRQQAESFGAIFVQDRIQATDLLSDPKALFGNNGTYMAKAVIIATGSMGRGNRVLGEDRLLGRGVSYCATCDAAFFRDAEVAVVGSSEEAVEEALFLTQFASKVHFLSPKKEIHADPELVKELTEHPKVTMYWGVALREVLGEEKVEAIRYRTPIGTEETLPVAGVFIYLQGGHPITDFLGGQLPLHEGGCVMVDSEYQTAIPGVYAVGDVLCNHIKQAVVAAAEGAIAAMAVEKQLRGRKKLVVDWSK; via the coding sequence ATGGATTTCAACATCTCGCTAAGCCCCTCTCTCCCAGAGCACGAGCAAGTGTACGATGTAGCGATTATCGGCGGTGGTCCTGCGGGCACCACCGCCGCCATCTACACTGCCCGCGCGAACCTGAAGACACTGGTGATCGACAAAGGCATCGCCAACGGTGCGCTGGGCATCACCAGCAAAATCGCCAACTATCCGGGCATCCCGGAGGAGATCAGCGGCGAGGAACTGCTGCGGCGAATGCGCCAGCAGGCGGAATCCTTTGGAGCCATCTTCGTGCAAGACCGCATTCAAGCCACCGACCTGCTCAGTGATCCGAAGGCGCTGTTCGGCAACAATGGAACCTATATGGCAAAGGCAGTGATCATTGCCACCGGCTCCATGGGGCGGGGCAATCGCGTACTCGGTGAAGACCGCCTGTTAGGACGAGGGGTATCGTATTGCGCCACGTGCGATGCCGCCTTCTTCCGCGATGCGGAGGTCGCCGTGGTAGGCAGCAGCGAAGAGGCGGTGGAAGAAGCGCTATTCCTCACTCAGTTCGCCAGCAAGGTGCACTTCCTGTCGCCCAAGAAGGAAATCCACGCCGACCCCGAACTAGTGAAGGAGCTCACCGAGCACCCGAAGGTCACCATGTACTGGGGAGTGGCTCTGCGCGAGGTGCTGGGTGAGGAGAAAGTGGAAGCCATCCGCTACCGCACGCCCATCGGCACGGAAGAAACCCTGCCCGTTGCGGGCGTGTTCATTTATCTACAGGGGGGACACCCCATCACCGACTTCCTCGGTGGGCAGTTGCCGCTCCACGAAGGCGGATGTGTGATGGTGGACTCGGAATATCAGACCGCTATTCCGGGTGTGTACGCGGTGGGCGACGTCCTGTGCAACCACATCAAGCAAGCGGTCGTGGCTGCAGCGGAAGGAGCCATCGCCGCGATGGCGGTGGAGAAACAGCTGCGCGGACGCAAGAAACTGGTGGTGGACTGGTCAAAGTAA
- a CDS encoding hemolysin D, producing the protein MRRPGKKLMALLLIAVLLVAGFAARYALSTPKVEVIRPTSQDVVEVVVATGRVRALVQSEVGSETGGVVESVLVREGDPVQAGQVVARLRREELLEQMNAARAAVETARRELQQVSRGSLAEEVARARAELEQAEQVGRARLEAAMQRLKQLEAGGRPEEVARAQAALSEAESRRKQAESDLRRTRQLYEAGALSRADLEKAETALDAARAAEESARAQLALARQPARSEEIEAARAEVQSARASYEQSVKAARANLQLLWRKPLREEVEVARARLQQAEANVRLVEEQLRQRDVMAPQRGIVIRRNVEPGQSILPGQSLLSLADMSRVEILMETDEANIPKLSAGQSALVVVPAYRDKPFRARVTQVGPEIDSQRGVVTVRLKPEQIPSFLRPDMTVDVSVEVQKRAGAITVPVSAVLARSGETVFVLEGGRVRAKPVKVLVRGEDVVAVEGVSTQDLVVKQALRVREGQKAVPQLVSGGSR; encoded by the coding sequence ATGAGACGCCCGGGCAAAAAGCTGATGGCGTTGCTGCTGATAGCGGTACTTCTGGTAGCGGGCTTCGCCGCACGCTACGCCCTGTCCACCCCCAAAGTGGAGGTCATACGCCCCACGTCACAAGATGTGGTGGAGGTCGTGGTGGCGACGGGGCGGGTACGCGCGCTGGTGCAGAGTGAAGTGGGTAGCGAAACAGGTGGCGTGGTGGAAAGTGTGCTGGTGCGCGAGGGTGACCCGGTGCAGGCGGGTCAGGTAGTAGCTCGTTTGCGCCGTGAGGAGCTTCTGGAGCAGATGAACGCTGCTCGTGCCGCCGTAGAAACCGCCCGACGTGAGCTGCAACAGGTATCTCGGGGTAGTCTCGCTGAGGAGGTTGCCCGAGCCCGCGCGGAGCTCGAACAGGCGGAACAAGTCGGACGTGCTCGTCTGGAGGCAGCGATGCAACGGCTGAAGCAACTGGAGGCAGGGGGACGTCCAGAGGAGGTTGCTCGTGCACAGGCGGCACTTTCCGAAGCCGAGTCGCGACGCAAGCAGGCGGAGTCAGACCTGCGCCGTACCCGCCAGCTGTATGAGGCGGGCGCATTGAGCCGTGCGGACCTGGAAAAGGCGGAGACCGCTCTGGATGCGGCGCGTGCCGCCGAGGAGAGTGCCAGGGCACAGCTGGCTCTGGCGCGTCAACCGGCTCGCAGTGAGGAGATAGAGGCAGCACGCGCGGAGGTGCAATCGGCTCGCGCCAGCTACGAGCAGTCGGTGAAGGCGGCGCGGGCGAATCTGCAGTTGCTGTGGCGCAAGCCCCTGCGTGAGGAGGTAGAGGTCGCGCGAGCACGTCTGCAACAGGCGGAGGCGAACGTCCGTCTGGTGGAGGAACAGCTGCGTCAGCGGGATGTGATGGCACCACAGAGGGGAATCGTCATCCGACGCAATGTGGAGCCGGGGCAGAGCATTCTGCCCGGACAGAGCCTGTTGTCCCTCGCTGACATGAGCCGCGTGGAAATCCTGATGGAGACCGACGAAGCGAACATCCCCAAGTTGTCTGCAGGGCAATCGGCATTGGTGGTGGTGCCCGCCTATCGGGACAAACCGTTTCGGGCAAGGGTAACACAGGTCGGTCCCGAGATCGATAGCCAGCGAGGTGTGGTGACCGTACGGCTGAAGCCTGAGCAGATACCCTCCTTCTTGCGCCCCGACATGACGGTCGATGTGAGCGTGGAGGTGCAGAAGCGTGCTGGCGCCATCACCGTGCCCGTCAGCGCGGTTCTCGCACGAAGTGGCGAGACAGTGTTCGTATTAGAAGGTGGCAGGGTGCGTGCCAAACCGGTGAAGGTGCTGGTGCGCGGTGAAGATGTGGTCGCCGTAGAGGGAGTAAGCACACAGGACCTGGTGGTGAAGCAAGCGTTGCGGGTGCGGGAAGGACAGAAAGCCGTCCCACAGCTGGTATCAGGAGGCAGCCGATGA
- a CDS encoding permease, whose product MIDRFSLSVAIRHLLYYKGQTLLTMGVVAVSVTLIIFLGALIGGLQKRLISSVTGAIPHVVIRQPEREPIAAWEVAAAGDGKLYLGARVKLQQQKRKIEDWQTWEQRLPSFSENIRAVSPVVEGQAFVSRNEKRKAVTVVGMFPEKHNEVVDIQSKLVRGRFFGLNGGEAVIGFKLADEFALGLGDKIRVVSPEGNVANYTVAGIFDTGFNLVDSATVFVPLRDAQSLFGVGNAVTTIGLKLKRIFEAKDLAQQIALQVPYEARSWMEDNQQLLSGLRAQSQSSNLILVFTTIAAGFGIASIMITSVVTRLREIGILKAIGATNRQILQIFAIEGTLLAFFGAIAGAIQGIALSLALYSLRTQVSETGRTAEVFPFDLTPDLVIRAIVIAVLVGLAASWYPSWRAARVNAIEVIRGV is encoded by the coding sequence ATGATAGACCGTTTCTCCCTGAGCGTGGCGATACGTCACCTGTTGTATTACAAAGGACAAACGCTGCTGACGATGGGCGTGGTGGCGGTCAGTGTGACGTTGATCATCTTTCTGGGCGCACTGATTGGTGGCTTGCAGAAGCGTCTCATCAGCAGTGTGACGGGCGCGATACCGCATGTGGTCATCCGCCAGCCCGAGCGCGAGCCGATCGCGGCATGGGAGGTAGCGGCGGCGGGGGATGGCAAGTTGTATCTGGGCGCACGTGTGAAACTGCAGCAGCAGAAGCGCAAGATAGAGGACTGGCAAACGTGGGAGCAACGCCTGCCCTCTTTCAGCGAGAACATCCGCGCGGTATCCCCTGTGGTAGAAGGGCAGGCTTTCGTAAGCCGTAATGAGAAGCGGAAGGCGGTGACCGTCGTCGGCATGTTTCCTGAGAAGCATAACGAGGTGGTAGACATCCAGTCCAAACTCGTGCGGGGACGCTTCTTTGGTCTCAACGGCGGCGAGGCGGTCATTGGTTTCAAGCTGGCGGATGAGTTCGCGTTGGGCTTGGGCGACAAAATTCGCGTCGTCAGCCCAGAGGGTAACGTGGCAAACTATACGGTGGCGGGTATCTTCGACACAGGGTTCAATCTGGTAGACAGCGCGACGGTGTTTGTGCCTCTGCGTGACGCGCAGAGCCTGTTCGGCGTGGGCAACGCGGTGACCACCATTGGCTTGAAGCTGAAACGCATCTTTGAGGCAAAAGACCTGGCACAGCAAATTGCCCTGCAGGTGCCCTACGAGGCACGGTCATGGATGGAGGACAACCAGCAACTGCTGAGCGGTCTGCGAGCGCAGTCGCAATCTTCCAACCTGATTCTGGTGTTCACCACTATTGCAGCGGGCTTTGGTATCGCCAGCATCATGATTACATCGGTGGTCACCCGGCTGCGCGAAATCGGCATCCTGAAAGCCATTGGCGCCACCAATCGCCAGATATTGCAGATTTTCGCCATTGAGGGCACACTGCTGGCGTTCTTCGGAGCCATCGCAGGCGCGATACAGGGCATTGCGTTGAGCCTCGCCCTTTACAGCCTCCGCACGCAGGTGAGTGAGACGGGGCGTACTGCTGAAGTGTTCCCCTTCGACCTGACACCTGACCTGGTCATCCGTGCGATTGTGATCGCGGTGCTGGTGGGACTGGCGGCATCGTGGTATCCTTCGTGGCGGGCGGCGCGGGTGAATGCCATAGAGGTGATTCGGGGGGTGTAG
- a CDS encoding radical SAM protein: protein MSVQTLSPSLLHHIEYPAPPLAERVWVGVKRHALSLMLDQREVYTFDPVGRLWMAYIEEVNYKRGLDGRMVCKWVTADNTRHLRRLSPEESDSILRWAHQMASQALEFFPAEGDPACRSALESACRWDVEAHRRDAQRFLQVYKPVSILPPDQYLALVLQVTQGCHWNRCTFCDFYRDRPFAIQTPEQLREHIAGVQEYFGDTLRLRNRIFLADANALVAPQKMLVPLLQVIREAFPIEPSDLSPEQLQRWREQHPIRFDGLYSFVDAFTGYRKTVAEWRQLQQLGVRRVYIGVETGCEELLRFLRKPQTNEEVLQLVCTLKEAGVGVGIIILLGAGGDYSARAHVTETVALLNRLPWSAGDILYFSELVEPFAGEYTHLAQEAGIQPLSPEQMRDQRREIESLLHLPAGVQRATYDIREFVY, encoded by the coding sequence ATGTCCGTGCAGACTCTTTCGCCCAGCCTGCTGCACCATATCGAGTATCCTGCCCCGCCTCTGGCAGAGCGCGTGTGGGTGGGGGTGAAGCGACATGCCCTCTCGCTGATGCTGGACCAGCGTGAGGTGTACACCTTTGACCCGGTGGGCAGGCTCTGGATGGCTTATATCGAGGAGGTGAACTACAAGCGTGGGCTGGACGGACGCATGGTATGCAAATGGGTGACAGCCGATAACACCAGGCACCTGCGCCGTTTAAGCCCGGAGGAATCGGATAGCATCCTGCGGTGGGCACATCAGATGGCCAGCCAGGCGCTGGAGTTCTTCCCGGCGGAGGGCGATCCTGCCTGCAGGTCAGCACTGGAGAGTGCCTGCCGATGGGATGTAGAAGCACACCGTCGCGACGCACAACGATTCCTGCAGGTGTACAAGCCGGTCAGCATCCTCCCGCCCGACCAATACCTCGCCCTGGTGCTGCAGGTCACGCAGGGCTGTCACTGGAACCGTTGCACCTTCTGTGATTTCTACCGCGACCGCCCTTTCGCTATCCAAACGCCCGAGCAACTGCGCGAGCATATCGCTGGGGTGCAGGAGTACTTCGGCGACACACTGCGCCTGCGCAACCGTATCTTCTTAGCCGATGCGAACGCGCTGGTGGCTCCGCAGAAGATGCTGGTTCCACTGCTACAGGTGATACGCGAGGCATTTCCGATAGAACCCAGCGACCTCTCGCCAGAGCAGCTGCAGCGGTGGCGAGAACAACATCCCATCCGCTTCGACGGCTTATACTCGTTCGTAGACGCCTTCACGGGGTATCGGAAAACAGTCGCTGAGTGGAGGCAATTGCAACAACTGGGCGTGCGCCGGGTGTATATAGGAGTGGAAACCGGCTGTGAAGAACTGCTGCGCTTCCTGCGCAAACCGCAGACCAACGAAGAGGTGTTGCAACTGGTGTGCACTCTCAAAGAGGCTGGTGTGGGTGTGGGCATCATTATCTTGCTGGGGGCAGGCGGCGACTACTCTGCACGCGCACATGTAACAGAGACGGTTGCTCTGTTAAACCGCCTGCCGTGGAGCGCAGGAGACATTCTGTATTTCTCAGAACTGGTAGAACCGTTCGCTGGTGAATATACACACCTGGCGCAAGAGGCAGGGATTCAGCCTCTTTCGCCCGAACAGATGCGCGATCAACGGCGCGAGATAGAATCGTTGTTGCATCTGCCAGCTGGCGTGCAACGTGCCACCTACGACATTCGGGAGTTCGTTTACTAA
- a CDS encoding NrdH-redoxin codes for MSNQPRVIVFSTPNCPYCNMAKRYLRERGIRFRDVDVSRDPAAARDMVRRSGQQGVPVIDINGKIVVGFDRNKINQLLGLK; via the coding sequence ATGAGCAACCAGCCACGAGTGATTGTTTTCTCAACGCCGAACTGCCCGTACTGCAACATGGCAAAACGCTACCTGCGGGAGCGAGGTATTCGATTCCGCGACGTGGACGTGAGCCGCGACCCGGCTGCAGCGCGCGATATGGTGCGTCGGTCGGGGCAGCAGGGCGTGCCCGTTATCGATATCAACGGCAAGATCGTGGTCGGTTTTGACCGCAACAAAATCAACCAGCTGCTAGGACTAAAATAA
- a CDS encoding HNH endonuclease produces the protein MLETDRQVLVLNNDYEPLNVCNVRRALVLVLLGKAEVLHADGVRLRTVDRVIQVPSVVKLRYHVKRPLPELKLTRRTIFARDDYTCQYCGYRGKDLTVDHVVPRRLGGSDDWENLVTCCRKCNLKKGDKPLHQTGMTLLRQPRRPRYVPYISLSKYIEGTKNEVWRNYLPFFSDVTPSQD, from the coding sequence ATGTTGGAGACGGACAGACAGGTTCTGGTGCTGAACAACGACTACGAGCCGTTGAACGTATGCAACGTGCGGCGCGCGCTGGTGCTCGTACTGCTGGGCAAGGCGGAAGTGCTGCACGCCGACGGCGTTCGACTGCGCACGGTGGACAGGGTCATTCAGGTGCCGTCGGTGGTGAAGCTGCGCTATCACGTGAAGCGCCCGTTGCCGGAGCTCAAACTCACACGGCGCACCATCTTCGCCCGCGACGACTACACCTGCCAGTACTGTGGTTACCGTGGGAAAGACCTCACGGTGGACCATGTGGTGCCGCGTCGCCTCGGTGGGAGCGATGACTGGGAGAACCTGGTGACCTGTTGCCGCAAGTGCAACTTGAAGAAGGGCGATAAACCGTTGCACCAGACGGGGATGACCCTGCTGAGGCAGCCGCGCCGACCGCGCTACGTGCCCTACATCAGCCTCAGCAAGTATATCGAAGGCACGAAGAACGAGGTGTGGCGCAACTATCTGCCGTTCTTCAGCGATGTGACCCCCTCGCAGGACTGA
- the groS gene encoding 10 kDa chaperonin, whose translation MLVQPIEEESRTAGGIFLPDTAKEKPQLGLVVAVGDDEEIKVQAGDKIIFPKYTGTEFRYNGIDYLIMESSDILAKLTEG comes from the coding sequence GTGCTGGTGCAACCGATAGAAGAGGAATCGCGCACGGCAGGCGGCATCTTCCTGCCCGATACCGCCAAGGAGAAACCGCAGCTCGGTCTGGTGGTTGCGGTTGGCGATGATGAAGAGATCAAGGTGCAGGCGGGAGACAAAATCATCTTCCCCAAATACACCGGCACCGAGTTTCGCTACAACGGCATCGACTATCTGATTATGGAATCGAGTGACATCCTGGCGAAGCTCACAGAGGGATAG
- the hisF gene encoding imidazole glycerol phosphate synthase subunit HisF: MLVKRIIPCLDVKDGRVVKGVNFVNLRDAGDPVELGALYDAQGADELVFLDITASHEQRDIVAEMAARVAEQVFIPFTVGGGIRTVEDFRRILKAGADKISINTAAVQNPDLIREASERFGSQCVVVAIDPRRVGTKPDGTPRWEVYTHGGRKPTGLDAIEWAQRVEELGAGEILLTSMDRDGTQIGYDIELTRAVAQAVSIPVIASGGAGKPEHLYDALTEGMADAALIASIVHDGHYTIAQLKRYLHERGVPVRLT, from the coding sequence ATGCTGGTCAAGCGTATCATACCCTGCCTGGATGTGAAGGACGGCAGGGTGGTCAAAGGGGTGAACTTCGTGAACCTGCGCGACGCAGGCGACCCGGTGGAGCTGGGCGCACTGTACGATGCGCAGGGGGCGGACGAGCTGGTGTTTCTGGACATCACTGCCAGCCATGAACAGCGCGACATCGTGGCGGAGATGGCAGCGCGCGTGGCGGAACAGGTGTTCATTCCTTTTACCGTTGGAGGCGGTATCCGTACGGTGGAGGATTTCCGACGCATTCTGAAGGCGGGCGCGGACAAAATCAGCATCAATACCGCCGCCGTACAAAACCCCGACCTTATCCGTGAGGCATCAGAACGGTTCGGCAGCCAGTGCGTGGTGGTGGCAATAGACCCCCGTCGGGTCGGCACGAAGCCGGACGGCACACCGCGCTGGGAGGTGTACACGCATGGCGGTCGAAAACCCACCGGACTGGATGCCATCGAGTGGGCGCAGCGGGTGGAGGAACTGGGAGCGGGCGAAATCCTGTTGACCAGCATGGACCGCGATGGCACGCAAATCGGCTATGACATCGAACTGACACGGGCGGTGGCGCAGGCGGTGAGTATTCCTGTCATCGCCTCCGGCGGTGCAGGCAAGCCCGAGCACCTGTACGACGCCCTCACCGAGGGTATGGCAGATGCGGCGCTGATTGCCAGCATCGTCCATGATGGGCATTACACGATTGCGCAACTCAAGCGATATTTGCACGAGCGAGGCGTGCCGGTGAGGTTGACATAA